Proteins encoded in a region of the Leifsonia sp. PS1209 genome:
- a CDS encoding GntR family transcriptional regulator: protein MADTAVGTAKTATPSKSQLAYDWIRERIDDGRYVSGFRLVLGQIAGELGISVVPVREAIRRLEAEGLVTFEKNVGAQVALLHDTEYTYTMETLALVEGAATQMSAPLLNGDHLHRARSINREMIACLDDFIPHRFTELNLEFHAVLFEECPNPHILDLVHRGWNRLKVLRDSTFSFVPGRARESVEEHEQILKLIERGAEPLDIELAARRHRLATLDAFHAYQDEHKHPQH from the coding sequence GTGGCTGACACAGCAGTAGGAACCGCGAAGACGGCGACGCCGAGCAAATCCCAACTCGCATACGACTGGATCAGGGAGCGCATCGACGACGGCAGGTACGTGTCCGGATTCCGGCTCGTGCTCGGCCAGATCGCCGGGGAGCTCGGCATCAGCGTCGTGCCCGTGCGCGAGGCGATCCGCCGGCTGGAGGCGGAAGGGCTGGTGACGTTCGAGAAGAACGTCGGCGCCCAGGTCGCCCTGCTGCACGACACCGAGTACACGTACACGATGGAGACGCTCGCCCTGGTCGAGGGCGCAGCGACCCAGATGTCCGCTCCCCTGCTGAACGGCGACCACCTGCACAGGGCCCGGTCGATCAACCGGGAGATGATCGCGTGCCTCGACGACTTCATCCCGCACCGGTTCACCGAGCTGAACCTGGAGTTCCACGCCGTCCTGTTCGAGGAGTGCCCGAACCCGCACATCCTGGATCTTGTGCACCGCGGCTGGAACCGGCTGAAGGTGCTGCGCGACTCCACCTTCAGCTTCGTTCCCGGCCGTGCCCGCGAATCCGTCGAGGAGCACGAGCAGATCCTGAAGCTCATCGAGCGGGGGGCCGAGCCTCTCGACATCGAGCTGGCCGCCCGCCGCCACCGCCTCGCGACCCTGGATGCGTTCCACGCCTATCAAGACGAGCACAAGCACCCGCAGCACTGA
- a CDS encoding glycoside hydrolase family 35 protein codes for MTLTATTALLSYRDGTLLRAGEPHRVLSGSMHYFRVHPEQWRDRLERIVALGLNTVDTYVAWNFHQRHADRPASFDGWRDLEAFILLAGDVGLDVIVRPGPYICAEWDNGGLPAWLTGRIGMRARSSEPAYLSAVSTWFDDLIPRLAALQASNGGPIVAVQVENEYGSYGDDAGYLTWLRDALTERGVTELLYTADGPTDLMLDGGSIPGVLATATFGSRAREASALLSARRDGEPFLCAEFWNGWFDHWGELHHVRSVPSADATLDEILDVGGSVSLYMAHGGTNFGLWAGANHDGRLQPTITSYDSDAPIAEHGAVTEKFHAFRERFSAVSGRPVPAVPGDPRILTGRSVRVTKGAGLLEALLSAPVTAEHPAPPSFDELGIASGMVLYSASPLLPRGENAITVTGLHDRAQVFVDGVPCGTLDADGSVPVTGRGETIALQLLVENQGRINYGPLLGQGKGILGGVQVGRRLVHGWTARALPLDEWTASEVAGFAGAYAATRDADAAGFSTARVVLGAGEPADAFLALPGFGKGFVWVNGFLLGRYWEIGPQRTLYVPAPLLVEGENTVTVLELHRSGTTVEFRARPELGEREEYVETF; via the coding sequence ATGACGCTGACGGCCACCACCGCCCTGCTGAGCTACCGGGACGGCACGCTGCTGCGCGCGGGAGAGCCGCACCGGGTGCTGTCCGGCTCGATGCACTACTTCCGCGTGCATCCCGAGCAGTGGCGGGACCGTCTCGAGCGGATCGTGGCGCTCGGGCTGAACACCGTGGACACCTATGTCGCGTGGAACTTCCACCAGCGGCATGCAGATCGGCCGGCGTCGTTCGATGGCTGGCGCGACCTCGAAGCGTTCATCCTGCTGGCCGGGGACGTGGGGCTCGACGTCATCGTGCGGCCGGGCCCGTACATCTGCGCCGAGTGGGACAACGGCGGCCTTCCCGCCTGGCTCACCGGCAGGATCGGGATGCGGGCACGCAGCTCGGAGCCCGCGTACCTCTCCGCCGTGTCCACCTGGTTCGACGACCTCATCCCGCGCCTCGCGGCGCTGCAGGCGTCGAACGGCGGCCCGATCGTGGCCGTCCAGGTGGAGAACGAGTACGGCAGCTACGGCGACGACGCGGGATACCTGACCTGGCTGCGTGACGCGCTGACCGAGCGCGGCGTGACGGAACTCCTCTACACCGCCGATGGGCCGACCGACCTCATGCTCGACGGGGGGAGCATCCCCGGGGTGCTCGCCACGGCGACCTTCGGGTCGCGTGCACGGGAGGCGTCCGCTCTGCTCAGCGCGCGGCGCGACGGGGAGCCGTTCCTCTGCGCCGAATTCTGGAACGGCTGGTTCGACCACTGGGGCGAGCTGCACCACGTGCGCTCTGTGCCGAGCGCAGACGCCACCCTGGACGAGATCCTGGACGTCGGCGGTTCCGTGAGCCTGTACATGGCGCACGGCGGCACCAACTTCGGGCTATGGGCGGGCGCGAACCACGATGGACGGCTGCAGCCGACGATCACCAGTTACGACTCGGACGCTCCGATCGCGGAGCACGGGGCGGTCACCGAGAAGTTCCACGCCTTCCGCGAGCGGTTCTCGGCCGTGAGCGGGAGGCCGGTTCCCGCCGTGCCCGGCGATCCGCGCATCCTGACCGGACGCAGTGTGCGGGTGACGAAGGGCGCCGGGCTCCTGGAGGCGCTCCTGTCGGCGCCCGTGACCGCCGAGCACCCGGCGCCGCCGAGCTTCGACGAGCTGGGGATCGCCTCCGGGATGGTGCTCTACAGTGCTTCTCCGCTGCTGCCGCGCGGGGAGAACGCGATCACGGTCACCGGGCTGCACGACCGGGCCCAGGTGTTCGTGGACGGTGTGCCGTGCGGCACGCTCGACGCCGACGGATCCGTCCCGGTGACGGGCAGAGGCGAGACGATCGCGCTGCAGCTGCTGGTGGAGAACCAGGGACGCATCAACTACGGGCCGCTGCTCGGGCAGGGGAAGGGCATCCTGGGCGGTGTTCAGGTCGGGCGCAGGCTGGTGCACGGCTGGACGGCCAGGGCGCTGCCGCTCGACGAGTGGACGGCGAGCGAGGTCGCCGGCTTCGCCGGCGCGTACGCAGCGACCAGGGATGCGGACGCCGCCGGGTTCTCGACGGCACGGGTCGTGCTCGGCGCAGGCGAACCGGCCGACGCTTTCCTCGCGCTGCCCGGCTTCGGCAAGGGATTCGTCTGGGTGAACGGCTTCCTGCTCGGGCGCTACTGGGAGATCGGCCCCCAGCGGACCCTGTATGTCCCCGCTCCTCTGCTGGTGGAGGGGGAGAACACGGTGACCGTGCTCGAGCTCCATCGCTCGGGGACGACGGTCGAATTCCGCGCACGACCGGAGCTGGGGGAGCGGGAGGAATACGTCGAGACCTTCTGA
- the hpaD gene encoding 3,4-dihydroxyphenylacetate 2,3-dioxygenase produces the protein MTTTAIPTPKATPPDVVRCAYMELVVTDLQASRDFYVDVLDLVVTEEDENAVYLRSFEEFIHHNLVLRKGPVAAVAAFAYRVRTPEDLDRAVEFYTELGCRVERNASGFTKGVGDSVRVEDPLGFPYEFFYDVQHVERLAWRYDLYTPGALVRLDHFNQVTPDVPRAVKYMEDLGFRVTEDIQDEAGTTYAAWMRRKPTVHDTAMTGGDGPRMHHVAFATHEKHNIIAICDKLGALRRSDAIERGPGRHGVSNAFYLYLRDPDGHRVEIYTQDYYTGDPDNPVVTWDVHDNQRRDWWGNPVVPSWYTDASPVLDLDGNPQPLTSRTDDSEMDVTIGADGFSYTRKGEETQGFKLGATL, from the coding sequence ATGACCACCACCGCCATCCCCACCCCGAAGGCGACGCCGCCGGACGTCGTGCGTTGCGCGTACATGGAGCTCGTCGTCACCGACCTGCAGGCCAGCCGCGACTTCTACGTCGACGTGCTCGACCTGGTCGTGACCGAGGAGGACGAGAACGCGGTCTACCTGCGCAGCTTCGAGGAGTTCATCCACCACAACCTGGTGCTCCGCAAGGGACCTGTCGCCGCCGTCGCGGCGTTCGCGTACCGGGTGCGCACCCCGGAAGACCTGGACCGCGCCGTCGAGTTCTACACCGAGCTGGGATGCCGCGTCGAGCGCAACGCCTCCGGATTCACGAAGGGCGTCGGCGACTCCGTCCGTGTCGAAGACCCGCTCGGCTTCCCGTACGAGTTCTTCTACGACGTGCAGCACGTCGAGCGCCTCGCCTGGCGGTACGACCTCTACACCCCCGGCGCGCTGGTCCGTCTCGACCACTTCAACCAGGTGACCCCCGACGTGCCCCGCGCCGTCAAGTACATGGAGGACCTCGGCTTCCGCGTCACGGAGGACATCCAGGACGAGGCGGGCACCACCTACGCCGCGTGGATGCGCCGCAAGCCCACCGTGCACGACACCGCGATGACGGGCGGCGACGGCCCCCGGATGCACCACGTCGCGTTCGCCACGCACGAGAAGCACAACATCATCGCGATCTGCGACAAGCTCGGCGCCCTCCGCCGCAGCGACGCGATCGAGCGCGGCCCCGGCCGCCACGGCGTCTCCAACGCGTTCTACCTCTACCTGCGCGACCCGGACGGCCACCGCGTCGAGATCTACACCCAGGACTACTACACCGGCGACCCGGACAACCCCGTCGTCACCTGGGACGTGCACGACAACCAGCGCCGCGACTGGTGGGGCAACCCCGTCGTCCCGTCCTGGTACACCGACGCCTCCCCGGTGCTCGACCTCGACGGCAACCCCCAGCCGCTCACCTCCCGCACCGACGACTCCGAGATGGACGTCACCATCGGCGCAGACGGCTTCTCGTACACCCGCAAGGGCGAGGAAACCCAGGGCTTCAAGCTCGGAGCCACCCTCTAG
- a CDS encoding cysteine hydrolase family protein gives MNPTVLIVIDLQRGVLAECFDAEGVVSRTAALVDRARDERVPIIWVQDEHDFPQDSEGWGLVEGLTRALGEPLVRKSYRDAFADTGLDELLEGFDVTHIVVAGAQSDYCIRTTTQAAAVRGYDVTLVGDAHTTTDAEWDGEQLTAQQIIAHTNRYFSGLRYPDQTFAVVPAADVAF, from the coding sequence GTGAACCCCACCGTCCTCATCGTCATCGACCTGCAGCGGGGGGTGCTCGCGGAGTGCTTCGACGCGGAGGGCGTCGTCAGCCGCACGGCCGCACTGGTCGATCGGGCGAGGGACGAGCGGGTGCCGATCATCTGGGTGCAGGACGAGCACGACTTCCCGCAGGACAGTGAAGGCTGGGGACTCGTGGAGGGGCTCACCAGAGCGCTCGGGGAGCCGCTCGTGCGCAAGTCGTACCGCGACGCGTTCGCGGACACCGGGCTCGACGAGCTGCTCGAAGGCTTCGACGTGACCCACATCGTGGTCGCCGGCGCACAGTCCGACTACTGCATCAGGACCACGACGCAGGCCGCCGCCGTCCGCGGCTACGACGTGACGCTGGTGGGCGACGCCCACACCACGACGGACGCGGAGTGGGACGGCGAGCAACTGACGGCCCAGCAGATCATCGCGCACACCAACAGGTACTTCTCCGGGCTGCGCTACCCCGACCAGACGTTCGCCGTCGTTCCGGCGGCCGACGTCGCGTTCTGA
- the hpaE gene encoding 5-carboxymethyl-2-hydroxymuconate semialdehyde dehydrogenase, giving the protein MTQHYIPENLPDSIQHFIDGAFVDSVSGATFDVLDPVSNETYVTAAAGQKEDIDLAVAAATRAFKEGPWPRMKPRERARILNRVADAVEAQDARLAELETFDTGLPITQALGQAQRAAENFRFFADLIVAQADDAFKVPGSQLNYVNRKPIGVAGLITPWNTPFMLESWKLAPALASGCTVVLKPAEFTPLSASLWAQIFRDAGVPDGVFNLVNGLGEEAGDALVKHPDVPLISFTGESRTGQLIFGNAAPFLKGLSMELGGKSPAVVFADADLDAAIDSTLFGVFSLNGERCTAGSRILVERSVYDDFCARYAARAKNIVVGDPHDPKTEVGALVHPEHYDKVMSYVELGKQEGRLLAGGGRPEGIDHGNYVAPTVFADVAPDARIFQEEIFGPVVAITPFDSDEEALELANGVRYGLAAYIWTSDLKRAHTFAQNVEAGMVWLNSHNVRDLRTPFGGVKASGLGHEGGYRSIDFYTDQQAVHITLGPVHTARFGAN; this is encoded by the coding sequence ATGACGCAGCACTACATTCCGGAGAATCTGCCAGACAGCATCCAGCACTTCATCGACGGCGCCTTCGTCGACAGCGTTTCCGGCGCGACGTTCGACGTGCTCGACCCTGTGTCGAACGAGACGTACGTCACCGCCGCGGCCGGCCAGAAGGAGGACATCGACCTCGCCGTCGCCGCCGCCACCCGCGCCTTCAAGGAAGGCCCGTGGCCGCGGATGAAGCCGCGCGAGCGGGCTCGCATCCTGAACCGCGTCGCCGACGCCGTCGAAGCCCAGGATGCACGCCTCGCCGAGCTGGAGACCTTCGACACCGGCCTCCCGATCACCCAGGCGCTCGGCCAGGCGCAGCGCGCTGCGGAGAACTTCCGGTTCTTCGCCGACCTGATCGTCGCCCAGGCCGACGACGCGTTCAAGGTGCCCGGCTCGCAGCTCAACTACGTCAACCGCAAGCCGATCGGCGTCGCCGGCCTCATCACGCCGTGGAACACCCCCTTCATGCTGGAGAGCTGGAAGCTCGCCCCCGCGCTCGCCTCCGGCTGCACGGTCGTGCTCAAGCCCGCGGAGTTCACACCGCTCTCCGCCAGCCTGTGGGCGCAGATCTTCCGCGACGCCGGGGTGCCGGACGGCGTGTTCAACCTCGTCAACGGCCTCGGAGAGGAGGCGGGAGACGCGCTGGTGAAGCATCCGGATGTCCCGCTCATCTCGTTCACGGGTGAGAGCCGCACCGGCCAGCTGATCTTCGGCAACGCCGCTCCCTTTCTTAAGGGCCTGTCGATGGAGCTCGGCGGTAAGTCACCGGCCGTCGTCTTCGCCGACGCCGACCTGGACGCCGCGATCGACTCCACCCTGTTCGGCGTGTTCTCGCTGAACGGCGAGCGTTGCACGGCGGGCAGCCGCATCCTGGTCGAGCGCAGCGTCTACGACGACTTCTGCGCCCGCTATGCCGCCCGCGCCAAGAACATCGTCGTCGGAGACCCGCACGACCCGAAGACCGAGGTGGGCGCGCTCGTGCACCCCGAGCACTACGACAAGGTGATGAGCTACGTCGAGCTGGGCAAGCAGGAGGGCCGGCTCCTCGCCGGAGGCGGCCGTCCGGAGGGCATCGACCACGGCAATTATGTGGCGCCCACCGTGTTCGCCGATGTCGCACCGGATGCGCGGATCTTCCAGGAGGAGATCTTCGGCCCCGTCGTCGCCATCACGCCGTTCGACTCCGACGAGGAGGCCCTCGAGCTCGCCAACGGCGTCCGCTACGGCCTCGCCGCATACATCTGGACCAGCGACCTGAAGCGCGCGCACACCTTCGCCCAGAACGTCGAGGCCGGGATGGTGTGGCTCAACTCGCACAACGTCCGCGACCTGCGCACCCCGTTCGGCGGCGTCAAGGCGTCCGGGCTCGGTCACGAGGGCGGCTACCGCTCGATCGACTTCTACACCGACCAGCAGGCCGTGCACATCACCCTCGGCCCGGTGCACACCGCACGCTTCGGCGCCAACTGA